In a single window of the Actinomycetota bacterium genome:
- a CDS encoding glucose-1-phosphate thymidylyltransferase → MKALILAGGAGTRLRPITHTSAKQLVPVANKPILFYGIEAMVDAGITEIGVIVGDTRDEVMAALGDGSQWGARITFIPQDEPLGLAHCVLLARDFLGDDDFVMYLGDNLLEQDLGAFVDAFEQARSGESPPAAQILLKQVPDPHRFGIAELDPEGHVLHLVEKPSDPPSDLALVGVYLFDPSIHEAVASIRASARGELEITDAIQWLIDHGRTVRCELLTGWWIDTGKLTPLLEANRLLLETIAPLCLGFVDERSVLDGRVVVAEGAVVENSTLRGPIAIGADARIVDSFIGPFTAIGERCEVRNSEVEHSVVMADSRIVDIPRLEDSLIGRDVEVTRSQRRPRALRLMVGDHCQIDAE, encoded by the coding sequence ATGAAGGCCCTGATCCTGGCGGGAGGCGCGGGTACTCGCCTGCGGCCGATCACCCATACCAGCGCCAAGCAGCTGGTGCCGGTGGCGAACAAGCCGATCCTCTTCTACGGGATAGAAGCGATGGTCGACGCCGGGATCACCGAGATCGGGGTGATCGTCGGGGACACCCGCGACGAGGTGATGGCCGCGCTCGGCGACGGCTCGCAGTGGGGGGCACGCATCACGTTCATCCCGCAGGACGAGCCGCTCGGCCTCGCGCACTGCGTGCTGCTCGCGCGCGACTTCCTCGGCGACGACGACTTCGTGATGTACCTCGGCGACAACCTGCTGGAGCAGGATCTCGGCGCGTTCGTCGACGCGTTCGAGCAGGCCCGCTCCGGCGAGTCGCCACCGGCGGCACAGATCCTGTTGAAGCAGGTGCCGGATCCACACCGCTTCGGCATCGCCGAGCTCGACCCCGAGGGCCACGTGCTGCACCTGGTCGAGAAGCCGTCCGACCCACCGAGCGACCTAGCGCTCGTCGGCGTCTACCTGTTCGACCCGTCGATCCACGAGGCCGTCGCTTCGATCAGGGCCTCGGCACGTGGTGAGCTGGAGATCACCGACGCCATCCAGTGGCTGATCGACCACGGACGCACGGTGCGGTGCGAGCTGCTGACCGGATGGTGGATCGACACCGGCAAGCTGACCCCGCTGCTCGAGGCGAACCGGCTGCTGCTGGAGACGATCGCTCCGCTGTGCCTCGGCTTCGTCGACGAGCGGTCGGTGCTCGACGGCCGTGTCGTCGTCGCCGAGGGTGCGGTGGTGGAGAACTCGACGCTGCGTGGGCCGATCGCCATCGGCGCCGACGCGCGGATCGTCGACAGCTTCATCGGCCCGTTCACGGCCATCGGCGAGCGTTGCGAGGTGCGCAACAGCGAGGTGGAGCACTCCGTCGTGATGGCCGACAGCCGCATCGTCGACATCCCCCGCCTGGAGGACAGCTTGATCGGCAGGGACGTCGAGGTGACGCGCAGCCAGCGCCGGCCGAGGGCGCTGCGCCTGATGGTCGGCGACCATTGCCAGATCGACGCGGAGTAG
- the lysS gene encoding lysine--tRNA ligase — protein MGDGSGIAGEKKRRLAQVEQLRADGVEPYPYRFDRTHTLGEVRALWGSLGPGEETDAEIAVAGRVMLKREQGKLVFATMRDRSAELQLFVSLAVVGDDAFAAIRELDLGDWVGVHGTVMTTRKGELSVKVTRLQLLAKALRPLPDKWHGLTDPDTRFRQRYADLIVNDDARRTFEVRHAVLASFRRTLSAEGYVEVETPVLHVEAGGAHARPFVTHHNALDMTLYMRIALELHLKRLVVGGMERVFEIGRVFRNEGIDAKHNPEFTMMELYQAFADVGEMMAITELLVANAARDAIGTTIVTIPDSGGIEHSVDFAGPWPRRRMIDLVATATGVEVHPSQPVADVRRLAEAHGVRWEERWGSGKLIEEIFEATAEASLVAPTFVTAHPVEVSPLARLDRHDPHLTERFELFVGGREVANGYSELNDPVEQRGRFVEEQRLRDAGDAEAAMVDEDYLRALEYGLPPTGGLGIGMDRLVMLLAGVHSIREVILFPTLRPEVL, from the coding sequence ATCGGCGACGGCAGCGGCATCGCCGGCGAGAAGAAGCGGCGCCTCGCGCAGGTCGAGCAGCTGCGCGCCGACGGGGTCGAGCCGTATCCGTACCGCTTCGACCGCACCCACACCCTCGGCGAAGTGCGCGCGCTGTGGGGCTCGCTCGGGCCCGGTGAGGAGACCGACGCCGAGATCGCCGTCGCCGGCCGCGTGATGTTGAAGCGCGAGCAGGGCAAGCTCGTCTTCGCCACCATGCGCGACCGCTCCGCCGAGCTACAGCTGTTCGTCTCGTTGGCCGTCGTCGGCGACGACGCGTTCGCCGCCATACGCGAGCTGGATCTCGGCGACTGGGTGGGCGTACACGGGACGGTGATGACGACGAGGAAGGGCGAGCTGTCGGTGAAGGTGACGCGCCTGCAGTTGCTCGCGAAGGCGCTGCGGCCGCTGCCCGACAAGTGGCACGGCCTCACCGATCCCGACACCCGGTTCCGCCAGCGCTATGCGGACCTGATCGTGAACGACGACGCCCGCCGCACGTTCGAGGTGCGCCACGCCGTGCTTGCCAGCTTCCGGCGCACGTTGTCGGCCGAGGGCTACGTCGAGGTCGAGACACCGGTGCTGCACGTCGAAGCCGGCGGCGCCCATGCCCGTCCCTTCGTCACCCACCACAACGCGCTCGACATGACGCTGTACATGCGCATCGCCCTGGAGCTGCACCTGAAGCGCCTCGTGGTGGGCGGGATGGAGCGGGTGTTCGAGATCGGGCGCGTGTTCCGCAACGAGGGCATCGACGCGAAGCACAACCCCGAGTTCACGATGATGGAGCTGTACCAGGCCTTCGCCGACGTCGGCGAGATGATGGCGATCACCGAGCTGCTCGTCGCCAACGCCGCGCGCGACGCGATCGGCACCACGATCGTGACCATCCCCGACTCCGGCGGCATCGAGCACTCCGTCGACTTCGCCGGTCCCTGGCCCCGACGGCGGATGATCGACCTCGTCGCCACGGCGACCGGGGTAGAGGTGCACCCCTCCCAGCCGGTGGCCGACGTGCGCCGGCTGGCCGAGGCCCACGGCGTGCGCTGGGAGGAACGCTGGGGCTCGGGCAAGCTGATCGAGGAGATCTTCGAGGCCACGGCCGAGGCCTCGCTCGTCGCCCCGACGTTCGTCACCGCTCACCCGGTAGAGGTCTCGCCCCTCGCGCGGCTCGACCGCCACGACCCCCACCTCACCGAGCGGTTCGAGCTGTTCGTCGGCGGGCGCGAGGTGGCGAACGGCTACTCCGAGCTGAACGACCCGGTGGAGCAGCGAGGGCGCTTCGTGGAGGAGCAACGGCTGCGCGATGCCGGCGACGCGGAGGCGGCGATGGTCGACGAGGACTACCTGCGGGCGCTCGAGTACGGGCTGCCCCCCACCGGCGGGCTGGGCATCGGGATGGACCGGCTGGTGATGCTGCTCGCCGGCGTCCACTCGATCAGGGAAGTGATCCTGTTCCCCACACTTCGACCGGAGGTGCTGTGA
- a CDS encoding RDD family protein, with protein sequence MSDGGERGDARPGTLGPAPAGSDALASIAQRALAQVIDSLLVLAPVIVVVLVFDIDPLAGQDGGESGGLLAVTALWLAIGIVYETVAIAVFARTVGKRVLGLKVVRSEDGGRVGWTYASVRALVPAAAGLVPYIGLGLQVAVYLRAAFHPLRQGWHDAAAGTLVVLTR encoded by the coding sequence GTGAGCGACGGGGGCGAGCGCGGCGACGCTCGGCCCGGCACACTCGGGCCAGCGCCCGCCGGAAGCGATGCCCTCGCCTCGATCGCGCAGCGGGCCCTCGCCCAGGTGATCGACAGCTTGCTCGTACTCGCACCCGTCATCGTCGTCGTGCTGGTCTTCGACATCGATCCCCTGGCCGGCCAGGACGGGGGCGAGAGCGGCGGGCTGCTTGCGGTCACCGCGCTGTGGCTCGCCATCGGCATCGTGTACGAGACGGTAGCGATCGCGGTGTTCGCGCGCACCGTGGGCAAACGAGTGCTCGGGCTGAAGGTGGTGCGCAGCGAGGACGGCGGTCGCGTCGGCTGGACCTACGCGTCGGTGAGGGCACTCGTGCCCGCTGCTGCCGGCCTGGTGCCGTACATCGGGCTCGGGTTGCAGGTGGCGGTCTACCTGCGCGCGGCGTTCCACCCGCTGCGCCAGGGCTGGCACGACGCCGCGGCCGGCACGCTCGTCGTGCTCACTCGATGA
- the rfbB gene encoding dTDP-glucose 4,6-dehydratase: MKLFVTGAAGFIGSNYVRWLLDCTDDEVTVFDKLTYAGNLESIRDVLDDTRCRFVRGDICDQDAVVEQMAGHDAVVHFAAESHVDRSIVDPYAFVHTNVFGTNVLCDVAHKVGVERFLHISTDEVYGSIEVGSFSETDMLTPRSPYSAAKAGSDLVALSYFTTYGLPVVVTRCSNNFGPYQFPEKVIPLFTTNLLDGKPVPLYGDGGNVRDWIHVEDHNRAADLVLRSGVVGEIYNIGAHNEITNRELTYRLLQLTGRDESFVEPVADRLGHDRRYSVNIDKITALGWSVSHDFDEALARTVDWYRGHRDWWEPLKARAGL, encoded by the coding sequence ATGAAGCTCTTCGTCACCGGAGCCGCGGGGTTCATCGGCTCGAACTACGTGCGCTGGCTGCTCGACTGCACTGACGACGAAGTGACGGTGTTCGACAAGCTCACGTACGCCGGCAACCTGGAAAGCATCCGCGACGTCCTCGACGACACGCGCTGTCGCTTCGTGCGCGGGGACATCTGCGACCAGGACGCAGTCGTCGAGCAGATGGCGGGCCACGATGCCGTGGTCCACTTCGCCGCCGAGAGCCACGTCGACCGCTCGATCGTCGACCCCTACGCGTTCGTCCACACGAACGTCTTCGGCACGAACGTGCTCTGCGACGTGGCTCACAAGGTGGGGGTGGAGCGGTTCTTGCACATCTCCACCGACGAGGTCTACGGCTCGATCGAGGTCGGCTCGTTCTCGGAGACCGACATGTTGACGCCACGCTCGCCGTATTCGGCGGCGAAGGCGGGTAGCGACCTGGTGGCGCTCTCGTACTTCACCACCTACGGCCTGCCGGTGGTGGTCACGCGCTGCTCGAACAACTTCGGGCCGTACCAGTTCCCGGAGAAGGTGATTCCGCTCTTCACCACGAACCTGCTCGACGGCAAGCCGGTTCCCCTGTACGGCGACGGCGGCAACGTGCGCGACTGGATCCACGTGGAAGACCACAACCGCGCCGCCGACCTCGTGCTGCGTTCCGGGGTCGTCGGCGAGATCTACAACATCGGCGCGCACAACGAGATCACCAACCGCGAGCTGACCTACCGGCTGCTACAGCTCACCGGACGCGACGAGAGCTTCGTCGAGCCCGTCGCCGACCGCCTAGGTCACGACCGGCGATACTCGGTGAACATCGACAAGATCACCGCGCTCGGCTGGTCGGTGAGCCACGACTTCGACGAAGCGCTGGCGCGCACGGTCGACTGGTACCGCGGCCACCGCGACTGGTGGGAGCCGCTGAAGGCACGGGCCGGCCTCTGA
- a CDS encoding acetyl-CoA carboxylase biotin carboxylase subunit, whose product MLQKILIANRGEIAVRVIRAAREMGIPTVAVYSDLDRNALHVRLADEAYALGGQTAAESYLNTEAILDAIGRSGADGVHPGYGFFSENADFAQAITEMGVAFIGPPASAIQEMGDKVSSRKAALRGGAPIVPGTTEFVTSAAEITAFGNEHGWPLAVKAAYGGGGRGMKVVRSADEVGAAMESAQREAKAFFGRDEIYIERYLTWPRHVEVQIVGDQHGDCVWVSTRDCSAQRRHQKLIEESPAPGLGPGVEDAMGEAAVKAAKAVGYYNAGTVEFIYQDGDFFFLEMNTRLQVEHPVTEVVTGIDLVEWQIRVASGEPLPMTQAEVAAQRRGHGIEIRINAEDPAGGKFLPSPGIIRKLHVSDGFGVRFDSGYESGDEISQYYDNLVGKLIVWGKDRPTAIRRTVRALEEMVVEGIATTIPADLAILRHPDFAAVTHSTKWVEENLDLSAVAPAAAPPAPETDGEAAPLVERATTVEVNGKRFDVKMWVPEAAPLAVAAGGAKPAKKTPRASSAGGAAAGSGQVSVPMQGTIVKILVEVGQQVEAGQAVVVLEAMKMENQIAAEKAGTVKEVKVAAGDTVGSGDVVVVIE is encoded by the coding sequence GTGCTGCAAAAGATCCTGATCGCCAACCGCGGAGAGATCGCCGTCCGCGTCATCCGGGCCGCCCGCGAGATGGGCATCCCCACGGTGGCCGTGTACTCCGATCTCGATCGCAACGCGCTCCACGTGCGTCTGGCCGACGAGGCCTACGCGCTCGGTGGTCAGACGGCTGCAGAGAGCTACCTCAACACCGAGGCGATCCTCGACGCCATCGGCCGCAGCGGAGCCGACGGCGTGCACCCCGGCTACGGCTTCTTCAGCGAGAACGCCGACTTCGCTCAGGCGATCACCGAGATGGGCGTGGCCTTCATCGGCCCACCGGCATCGGCGATCCAGGAGATGGGCGACAAGGTCTCCAGCCGCAAGGCGGCGCTGCGCGGCGGGGCGCCGATCGTGCCCGGCACCACCGAGTTCGTCACCTCGGCCGCGGAGATCACCGCGTTCGGCAACGAGCACGGGTGGCCGCTCGCGGTCAAGGCCGCGTACGGCGGCGGCGGGCGCGGGATGAAGGTGGTGCGCTCCGCCGACGAGGTCGGGGCCGCCATGGAGAGCGCGCAGCGTGAGGCGAAGGCGTTCTTCGGACGCGACGAGATCTACATCGAGCGCTACCTCACCTGGCCGCGCCACGTCGAGGTGCAGATCGTCGGTGACCAGCACGGCGACTGCGTGTGGGTGTCCACCCGCGACTGCTCCGCCCAGCGCCGGCACCAGAAGCTGATCGAGGAGTCGCCGGCCCCCGGACTCGGCCCCGGCGTCGAGGACGCCATGGGAGAGGCCGCCGTCAAGGCCGCCAAGGCGGTCGGCTACTACAACGCGGGCACGGTCGAGTTCATCTACCAGGACGGCGACTTCTTCTTCCTCGAGATGAACACGCGCCTGCAGGTGGAGCACCCGGTGACCGAGGTGGTCACCGGAATCGACCTGGTCGAATGGCAGATCCGCGTCGCCTCCGGCGAACCGCTGCCGATGACGCAGGCCGAGGTGGCCGCGCAGCGACGCGGTCACGGCATCGAGATCCGCATCAACGCCGAGGATCCGGCAGGGGGCAAGTTCTTGCCCTCACCGGGCATCATCCGCAAGCTGCACGTCAGCGACGGCTTCGGCGTTCGCTTCGACAGCGGCTACGAGTCGGGCGACGAGATCAGCCAGTACTACGACAACCTCGTCGGCAAGCTGATCGTGTGGGGCAAGGATCGCCCGACGGCGATCCGGCGCACCGTGCGCGCGCTCGAGGAGATGGTCGTCGAGGGGATCGCCACCACGATCCCCGCCGATCTCGCGATCCTGCGCCACCCCGACTTCGCGGCGGTGACCCACTCGACCAAATGGGTGGAGGAGAACCTTGATCTGTCCGCCGTTGCTCCCGCGGCGGCGCCGCCGGCGCCCGAGACCGACGGTGAGGCGGCCCCGCTCGTGGAACGAGCGACCACGGTCGAGGTGAACGGCAAGCGGTTCGACGTGAAGATGTGGGTTCCGGAGGCGGCCCCGCTCGCGGTCGCGGCCGGCGGGGCCAAGCCGGCCAAGAAGACGCCTCGCGCGTCGAGCGCCGGCGGAGCGGCCGCCGGTTCCGGGCAGGTGAGCGTGCCGATGCAGGGCACGATCGTGAAGATCCTCGTCGAGGTCGGCCAGCAGGTCGAGGCCGGCCAGGCGGTGGTCGTGCTCGAGGCGATGAAGATGGAGAATCAGATCGCGGCCGAGAAGGCGGGCACCGTGAAAGAGGTGAAGGTCGCCGCCGGCGACACCGTCGGCTCCGGCGACGTGGTGGTCGTCATCGAGTGA
- a CDS encoding FAD-dependent oxidoreductase — protein sequence MPVRFLIIGGGPAGNTAATYAARLGAEVTVVERDIVGGAAHLLDCIPSKTMIATGGAMSFTRDMHGMGLEPTTVAEVDTDALTDRIEGIKNHLQRGKVELLTSQGVRLVIGTARFTGSHEAEITTAEGTERVVFDAALVATGSRPRIPDWCHPDGERILTTRDCYPPKVFPKSVVLIGSGVTGVEFVHMFSSFGAEVALVVSRQQVLPGKDPEVAAVLEADFIRRGVRLVMGARAVAIEQDDDGVVVCCDDGRQVRATHAVLAIGSVPNSSDLGLEAAGVEMDGSGYIPINHHCITNVGHIYAAGDVSGKLPLSSVASMQGRKVAEHVMGLHTREHRHLDYDKAASAIFTDPEIADVGLAEAEAFSSGRKIRVTKVPFSATPKALINNDSRGFVKIISDPATGVVLGGSIVGRHAAELISVIALAVTANLKVTDIVESLLVHPALSEALMEAAE from the coding sequence GTGCCCGTGCGCTTCTTGATCATCGGCGGGGGGCCCGCCGGCAACACCGCCGCCACCTACGCGGCGCGCCTCGGTGCCGAGGTGACCGTCGTCGAGCGGGACATCGTCGGTGGCGCGGCTCACCTGCTCGACTGCATCCCCTCGAAGACGATGATCGCCACCGGGGGAGCGATGAGCTTCACGCGCGACATGCACGGCATGGGCCTCGAGCCGACGACTGTCGCCGAGGTGGACACCGATGCGTTGACCGACCGCATCGAGGGGATCAAGAACCACCTCCAGCGCGGCAAGGTCGAGCTGCTCACCAGCCAGGGCGTGCGCTTGGTCATCGGCACGGCCCGCTTCACCGGCAGCCACGAGGCCGAGATCACCACCGCCGAAGGCACCGAACGGGTGGTCTTCGACGCCGCCCTCGTCGCCACCGGCAGCCGGCCGCGGATCCCCGACTGGTGCCACCCCGACGGCGAGCGCATCCTCACCACCCGCGACTGCTACCCGCCGAAGGTGTTCCCGAAGAGCGTGGTCCTGATCGGCTCGGGAGTCACCGGTGTCGAGTTCGTGCACATGTTCTCCTCGTTCGGGGCCGAGGTGGCCCTCGTCGTCAGTCGCCAGCAGGTGCTTCCCGGCAAGGACCCCGAGGTGGCCGCAGTGCTGGAGGCCGACTTCATCCGCCGCGGGGTGCGCCTGGTGATGGGGGCGCGGGCGGTGGCGATCGAGCAGGACGACGACGGCGTGGTGGTGTGCTGCGACGACGGCCGCCAGGTGCGCGCCACCCATGCGGTGCTCGCCATCGGATCGGTGCCGAACAGCTCCGATCTCGGCCTCGAGGCCGCCGGTGTCGAGATGGACGGCAGCGGCTACATCCCGATCAACCACCACTGCATCACGAACGTCGGCCACATCTACGCCGCGGGCGACGTGAGCGGCAAGCTGCCGCTGTCGTCGGTGGCTTCGATGCAGGGCCGCAAGGTGGCCGAGCACGTGATGGGGCTGCACACCCGCGAACACCGCCACCTCGACTACGACAAGGCGGCATCGGCGATCTTCACCGATCCCGAGATCGCCGACGTCGGCCTCGCCGAGGCCGAGGCGTTCTCCTCGGGGCGCAAGATCCGGGTCACCAAGGTGCCCTTCTCGGCCACCCCGAAGGCGTTGATCAACAACGACTCGCGTGGGTTCGTGAAGATCATCTCCGACCCGGCGACCGGGGTCGTCCTCGGCGGATCGATCGTCGGGCGGCATGCGGCGGAGCTGATCAGCGTCATCGCCCTCGCCGTCACCGCGAACCTGAAGGTGACCGACATCGTGGAAAGCCTGCTCGTGCACCCCGCGCTCTCCGAGGCGTTGATGGAGGCGGCGGAGTGA
- a CDS encoding LCP family protein has translation MIPTSPAVVTRRRRRRPLPGINAVSLGLAVAVLGSGGLLLATRQKADSVERVEELAGVLTVDVGPFENYLLVGSDTREGADPSDPDFGGIGDTDEVQGRRSDTMMVLHVDYERDTASLLSIPRDLWVEIDGDGENRINTAYQEGADTLVRTVQDALGIPIHHYIEVDFQSFKEIVGAIGGVEACFVAPTRDRNTGLLVPTEGCFVLDPVQALQYARSRHFEEFVYGEWFEDPRADLGRIERQQEFVQSAIDAALAQARSNPLRASELIDAAARSLRVDPRTDLVEVIDRLLPLADGALARYSLPVEGTEIDDKAVLVMLDDAEALLAYFAGTGPPPPVTSTP, from the coding sequence GTGATCCCCACCTCGCCCGCGGTCGTGACGCGCCGCCGACGCCGTAGGCCGCTGCCGGGGATCAACGCCGTCTCCCTCGGGTTGGCCGTGGCCGTGCTCGGGTCCGGAGGACTGCTGCTCGCCACCCGCCAGAAGGCCGACAGCGTCGAGCGGGTCGAGGAGCTGGCTGGCGTCCTCACCGTCGACGTCGGTCCGTTCGAGAACTACCTGCTGGTCGGTAGCGACACCAGGGAAGGCGCCGATCCCTCCGACCCCGACTTCGGCGGCATCGGCGACACCGACGAGGTGCAGGGTCGCCGTAGCGACACCATGATGGTGCTCCACGTCGACTACGAGCGTGACACCGCCTCGCTGTTGTCCATCCCCCGTGACCTGTGGGTGGAGATCGACGGCGACGGCGAGAACCGCATCAACACCGCCTACCAAGAAGGCGCCGACACCCTCGTGCGCACCGTCCAAGACGCGCTCGGCATCCCCATCCACCACTACATCGAGGTCGATTTCCAGTCGTTCAAAGAGATCGTCGGTGCGATCGGCGGAGTCGAGGCGTGCTTCGTCGCCCCGACCCGCGATCGCAACACCGGTCTGCTCGTGCCGACGGAGGGCTGCTTCGTGCTCGACCCGGTACAGGCACTCCAGTACGCGCGGAGCCGGCACTTCGAGGAGTTCGTGTACGGCGAGTGGTTCGAGGACCCGCGCGCCGACCTCGGGCGGATCGAACGCCAGCAGGAGTTCGTCCAGTCCGCGATCGACGCCGCCCTCGCGCAGGCGCGGTCGAACCCGCTCCGCGCGAGCGAGCTGATCGACGCCGCGGCGCGCTCGCTGCGCGTCGACCCCCGCACCGACCTGGTGGAGGTGATCGACCGGCTGCTGCCGCTGGCCGACGGCGCCCTCGCCCGGTACAGCCTGCCGGTGGAGGGCACCGAGATCGACGACAAGGCGGTGCTCGTGATGCTCGACGACGCCGAAGCGTTGCTGGCGTACTTCGCCGGCACGGGGCCGCCCCCGCCGGTGACCTCGACACCGTGA
- a CDS encoding dTDP-4-dehydrorhamnose 3,5-epimerase family protein: MATVTESERIAGVYVVEPRVHGDGRGRFVETYRREWIPSAREMLQSNRSDKQAGALVGLHYHLHQADYWYVPTGTARVVLHDLREGGPTQGATVWFDISGEDHRGVYIPPGVAHGFAALTDVVMTYLVDGYYNPADELGIAWNDPAVGADWGVADPVLSARDQDNPRVADLPPGRRPYWPMRT, translated from the coding sequence ATGGCCACCGTCACCGAATCCGAGCGCATCGCGGGTGTCTACGTCGTCGAGCCGCGCGTCCACGGCGACGGGCGGGGGCGGTTCGTGGAGACCTACAGGCGGGAGTGGATCCCGTCGGCTCGCGAGATGCTGCAGTCCAACCGCTCCGACAAGCAGGCGGGCGCACTGGTCGGGCTGCACTACCACCTGCACCAGGCCGACTACTGGTACGTGCCCACCGGTACCGCTCGCGTGGTGCTGCACGACCTGCGCGAGGGCGGTCCGACGCAGGGGGCGACGGTGTGGTTCGACATCTCCGGCGAAGACCACCGTGGCGTCTACATCCCTCCCGGTGTCGCTCACGGGTTCGCGGCGCTGACCGACGTCGTGATGACGTACCTGGTCGACGGGTACTACAACCCCGCCGACGAGCTCGGCATCGCGTGGAACGACCCCGCGGTCGGCGCCGACTGGGGGGTCGCCGATCCGGTGCTGTCAGCGCGTGACCAGGACAACCCGCGCGTCGCCGACCTGCCGCCGGGGCGCCGCCCCTACTGGCCGATGCGGACATAG
- the rfbD gene encoding dTDP-4-dehydrorhamnose reductase has translation MRALRVLVTGAGGQLGRDVVLACEAAGDTVFALGRTELDVTDRDAVLGVVTTLGPDVVVHCAAWTAVDACEADAGRAMTHNALAVRFVAEGCARVGAHLVHVSTDYVFDGAKGSPYDEWDEPNPQSVYGRSKLAGEHEALVLGTGAAVVRTSWLCGEHGPNMVKTILRLAGEQDELSFVDDQVGCPSFTADLAPMLRRLGVDRRSGIHHVTNGGAVSWFGFAQEVLRAGGMDAGRVRPIATSDLHPARPAPRPANSVLDNCVLRANGLRPLRDFRGPLAELVGVLTSAGPGVSGP, from the coding sequence ATGCGCGCCCTGCGCGTGCTCGTCACCGGCGCGGGCGGCCAGCTCGGTCGCGACGTGGTGCTGGCGTGTGAAGCCGCGGGCGACACCGTGTTCGCTCTGGGGCGAACCGAGCTCGACGTGACCGACCGCGACGCGGTGCTGGGCGTCGTCACGACGCTTGGTCCCGATGTGGTGGTGCACTGCGCGGCGTGGACCGCGGTCGACGCCTGTGAAGCAGATGCCGGCCGGGCGATGACACACAACGCCCTGGCCGTGCGCTTCGTCGCCGAGGGTTGTGCTCGGGTGGGCGCTCATCTGGTGCACGTCAGCACCGATTACGTGTTCGACGGTGCCAAGGGATCGCCGTACGACGAATGGGATGAGCCCAACCCGCAGTCGGTGTACGGGCGCTCCAAGCTGGCCGGTGAGCACGAGGCGCTCGTCCTCGGAACGGGGGCAGCCGTCGTGCGCACTTCGTGGCTGTGCGGCGAGCACGGGCCGAACATGGTGAAGACGATCCTGCGCCTGGCCGGCGAGCAGGACGAGCTGAGCTTCGTCGACGACCAGGTCGGTTGCCCGTCGTTCACCGCCGACCTGGCGCCGATGCTGCGCCGGCTAGGAGTCGACCGCCGCAGCGGCATCCACCACGTCACGAACGGCGGCGCGGTGAGCTGGTTCGGCTTCGCCCAAGAGGTGCTGCGCGCCGGCGGCATGGACGCCGGCAGGGTGCGCCCGATCGCGACGTCGGACCTGCACCCCGCCCGGCCCGCGCCCCGGCCGGCGAACAGCGTGCTCGACAACTGCGTGCTGCGCGCGAACGGGCTGCGCCCGCTGCGCGACTTCCGCGGCCCGCTGGCCGAGCTCGTCGGCGTCCTCACGTCGGCCGGCCCCGGCGTATCCGGCCCGTAG
- a CDS encoding biotin--[acetyl-CoA-carboxylase] ligase → MEGHSATPPDPALPGAPAEGQWPPGWTVRYVAETASTNADLLLAGAAGAPDRTVLAAGHQTAGRGRLDRRWEAPPGANLLVSILLRSVPARPQELTQRVALAAALATERLSGVRVELKWPNDLLVGERKLAGVLAELGRSGPADSRRTFVVVGLGLNVAWAPEGAACLGDGFVALDVLRALLAELDELDSLTTGIGAAYRERLATVGKEVRVVLPGEAEPIVGTAVSVEADGRLVVLDTLGVTHWVATGDVVHLRHA, encoded by the coding sequence ATGGAGGGTCACTCCGCCACCCCACCGGATCCGGCGCTGCCCGGAGCGCCCGCCGAGGGGCAGTGGCCGCCCGGCTGGACGGTGCGCTACGTCGCCGAGACGGCGAGCACGAACGCGGACCTGCTCCTTGCCGGAGCGGCGGGTGCACCGGACCGCACGGTGCTCGCCGCCGGTCACCAGACCGCCGGGCGCGGGCGCCTCGATCGTCGGTGGGAGGCGCCGCCCGGCGCCAACCTGCTGGTGAGCATCCTCTTGCGCTCCGTCCCGGCGCGCCCCCAAGAGCTCACCCAGCGCGTGGCGCTGGCCGCCGCGCTCGCGACGGAGCGACTGAGCGGGGTGCGGGTTGAGCTGAAGTGGCCGAACGACCTGCTCGTCGGCGAGCGCAAGCTCGCCGGGGTGCTGGCCGAGCTGGGCCGGAGCGGGCCGGCGGACTCACGGCGGACGTTCGTGGTCGTCGGGCTCGGTCTGAACGTGGCCTGGGCTCCGGAGGGAGCAGCGTGCCTCGGCGACGGCTTCGTCGCGCTCGACGTGTTGCGGGCGTTGCTCGCCGAGCTGGACGAGTTGGACTCGCTGACGACGGGCATCGGCGCTGCCTATCGGGAGCGGCTGGCCACGGTCGGCAAGGAGGTGCGCGTGGTGCTTCCTGGCGAGGCCGAGCCGATCGTCGGCACGGCGGTGTCCGTCGAGGCCGACGGCCGGCTGGTGGTGCTCGACACCCTCGGCGTCACCCACTGGGTGGCCACGGGCGACGTCGTCCACCTACGGCACGCGTGA